A window of the Helianthus annuus cultivar XRQ/B chromosome 4, HanXRQr2.0-SUNRISE, whole genome shotgun sequence genome harbors these coding sequences:
- the LOC110924612 gene encoding probable CCR4-associated factor 1 homolog 7, with translation MVLHRFPQNFCIWQFIFREFNVNDDVFANDSVELLKQSGIDFKKNNENGIDACRFAELLISSGIVLNDSVYWVTFHSGYDFGYLLKVLTCQNLPDTQSGFFSLINIYFSTIFDIKHLMKFCNSLHGGLNKLAELLEVERIGVCHQAGSDSLLTACTFRKLKDNFFSGSLEKYAGVLYGLGVDN, from the exons ATGGTGTTACACCGTTTCCCGCAGAAT TTTTGCATCTGGCAGTTCATTTTCCGTGAGTTTAACGTGAATGACGATGTTTTTGCAAATGATTCTGTTGAGCTGTTGAAACAGAGCGGTATCGATTTTAAGAAAAATAATGAAAACGGAATCGATGCGTGTAGATTTGCCGAGTTGTTGATATCTTCAGGGATTGTGCTGAATGATAGTGTGTATTGGGTAACATTTCACAGTGGATATGATTTCGGATATTTGTTGAAAGTGTTAACATGTCAGAATTTGCCTGATACACAATCTGGATTTTTTAGTTtgattaatatatatttttccaccATTTTTGATATTAAACATCTGATGAAGTTCTGCAACAGTCTTCATGGTGGGTTGAATAAGTTAGCTGAGTTATTGGAAGTCGAAAGGATTGGTGTTTGTCATCAAGCGGGTTCGGATAGTCTGCTTACTGCGTGTACTTTCAGGAAGTTGAAGGATAATTTCTTCAGCGGCTCGTTGGAGAAGTATGCTGGTGTCTTGTATGGTTTAGGTGTCGATAATTGA